A genomic region of Streptomyces rimosus contains the following coding sequences:
- a CDS encoding cyclase family protein yields the protein MTRSHVVDLTHAFAPGQPHGPQFDDEQRYCGMTIEQDGFDTAYHRIAGAWGTHVDAPAEMVAGGRTIDAIPAGELVLPLIVFDISAEVAADPDRCLTLPDVLQWEQRHGHVPAGCFAALRTDWSRRWPDAAAMHNRDAQGISHTPGWTLEALHHLLDARSVTAIGHETINTDPGMWTTAEPPDGGTGPDSARRLHACEAYVLDHDRYQVEILTNLHSLPPTGAHIVVGVGNAQQSTAFPARVLALLPYDRPADHH from the coding sequence GTGACCCGGTCCCACGTAGTCGATTTGACGCATGCCTTCGCCCCCGGACAGCCGCACGGACCGCAATTCGACGACGAGCAGCGGTACTGCGGAATGACCATCGAACAGGACGGTTTCGACACGGCCTATCACCGCATCGCGGGCGCGTGGGGAACCCACGTGGACGCTCCGGCGGAAATGGTGGCCGGCGGCCGTACCATCGACGCCATCCCGGCCGGGGAACTCGTCCTGCCCCTCATCGTTTTCGACATCTCCGCGGAAGTCGCCGCCGACCCCGACCGCTGCCTCACCCTGCCCGACGTCCTGCAATGGGAACAACGGCACGGCCACGTCCCGGCGGGCTGCTTCGCCGCATTGCGCACCGACTGGTCGCGCCGCTGGCCCGACGCCGCGGCCATGCACAACCGTGACGCCCAGGGCATCTCCCACACCCCCGGCTGGACCCTGGAGGCGCTGCACCACCTTCTCGACGCCCGGTCGGTCACCGCGATCGGCCACGAGACGATCAACACCGACCCCGGCATGTGGACCACGGCCGAGCCCCCGGACGGCGGAACCGGCCCGGACAGCGCCCGGCGGCTCCACGCCTGCGAGGCATACGTCCTCGACCACGACCGCTACCAGGTGGAAATACTCACCAACCTGCACTCCCTCCCACCCACCGGAGCACACATCGTGGTAGGCGTCGGCAACGCCCAACAGAGCACCGCCTTCCCGGCACGCGTGCTTGCGCTGCTTCCTTACGACCGGCCGGCCGATCACCACTGA
- the ddaH gene encoding dimethylargininase, whose amino-acid sequence MSHRATPRCYLMCRPTYFDVTDSETPWMDPDEPVNTAEAVSQWERLRDRLRGLGHTVEELPARPGLPDMVFSANGATVIDGRVLGARFSYRSRAPETAAHRAWFLSHGVAFHEPEHTNEGEGDYAVTASHLLAGYGFRTPLAAHAEAQEFFGRPVLSLELVDPRYYHLDTALTVLDRAADEIAYHPDAFAPASRAKLRRIFPDALHASASDAAALGLNAVSDGLHVLLPHTAHGLFPALRDRGYQPIGVNVSELTKGGGGVKCCVLELRGLDLHKNTG is encoded by the coding sequence GTGTCACACCGCGCCACCCCCCGCTGCTATCTCATGTGCCGGCCGACCTATTTTGATGTCACCGACTCGGAAACGCCGTGGATGGATCCCGATGAACCGGTGAACACCGCCGAGGCCGTTTCGCAATGGGAGCGCCTGCGGGACCGCCTGCGCGGGCTCGGACACACCGTGGAGGAATTGCCGGCCCGGCCCGGGCTGCCGGACATGGTCTTTTCCGCCAACGGCGCCACCGTCATCGACGGCCGAGTGCTGGGCGCGCGCTTCTCGTACCGCAGCCGCGCACCGGAGACAGCCGCCCACCGCGCCTGGTTTCTGTCCCACGGAGTCGCCTTCCACGAACCGGAACACACGAACGAAGGCGAGGGGGACTACGCGGTCACCGCCTCCCACCTGCTTGCCGGATACGGATTCCGCACCCCCCTGGCCGCACATGCCGAGGCGCAGGAATTCTTCGGCCGCCCCGTGCTCAGCCTCGAACTCGTCGACCCCCGCTATTACCACCTCGACACGGCCCTGACGGTCCTGGACCGCGCCGCGGACGAGATCGCCTACCACCCCGACGCCTTCGCCCCGGCCAGCCGGGCGAAGCTGCGGCGGATCTTCCCCGACGCGCTCCACGCGAGCGCGTCCGACGCCGCGGCCCTCGGCCTGAACGCCGTCTCCGACGGCCTGCACGTCCTGCTGCCGCACACCGCCCACGGCCTCTTCCCGGCGCTGCGGGACCGGGGATACCAGCCGATCGGCGTGAACGTGAGCGAACTTACCAAGGGCGGCGGCGGAGTGAAGTGCTGCGTATTGGAACTCCGCGGTCTCGACCTGCACAAGAACACCGGGTGA
- a CDS encoding glycosyltransferase family 4 protein, which translates to MSITARVYGYPPAHNAGSEWMLHSMLRPLAERGHRVTVWLSHPGTIDRTYDIDGVRVVPFQEGADFAAEAQRADVLLSHFENVPLITGLAKSRQIPVVVICHDNFATSFHNAAGADLVVYNSEWIRRDGEIHYARYPAEFLPRRSIVVRPPVLAEEYRTEPGDCATLVNLNPDKGGELFWQLAAWTPEWHFLGVRGAYGQQVMPPPRLPNCEVLDSVTGKEMRTHVYGRSRVMLMPSLYESWGRVAVEAFASGIPVIAHPTPGLVESLGEAGIFAYRDDLNAWTHALMSLRDPANWERASARARARSDELTKNSDLDEWCAAVEALGEERPRTSLRVRGLGSLVEADAMGGGPEDGIRRTGGERRA; encoded by the coding sequence ATGTCGATCACGGCCCGGGTCTACGGATACCCACCGGCGCACAACGCGGGCTCCGAGTGGATGCTCCACTCGATGCTCCGCCCCCTGGCCGAACGCGGCCACCGCGTCACCGTCTGGCTCTCCCACCCTGGCACCATCGACCGGACCTACGACATAGACGGCGTACGCGTCGTCCCCTTCCAGGAAGGCGCCGATTTCGCCGCCGAGGCGCAGCGGGCGGACGTCCTCCTGTCCCACTTCGAGAACGTCCCCCTCATCACCGGCCTCGCCAAGAGCCGACAGATTCCCGTAGTTGTCATCTGTCACGACAACTTCGCCACCAGCTTCCACAACGCGGCAGGCGCCGACCTCGTCGTCTACAACAGCGAGTGGATCCGCCGCGACGGCGAGATCCACTACGCCCGCTACCCGGCCGAGTTCCTGCCCCGGCGGTCCATCGTCGTCCGCCCGCCCGTGCTCGCCGAGGAGTACCGCACCGAGCCGGGCGACTGCGCGACCCTGGTCAACCTCAACCCGGACAAGGGCGGCGAGCTCTTCTGGCAGCTCGCCGCCTGGACCCCCGAGTGGCACTTCCTCGGCGTCCGCGGCGCCTACGGACAGCAGGTGATGCCCCCGCCCCGCCTGCCCAACTGCGAGGTCCTCGACAGCGTCACCGGCAAGGAGATGCGCACCCACGTCTACGGCCGCTCCCGCGTCATGCTCATGCCCAGCCTCTACGAGTCCTGGGGCCGCGTGGCGGTCGAAGCCTTCGCCTCCGGCATCCCGGTGATCGCCCACCCCACACCCGGCCTGGTCGAGTCCCTCGGCGAGGCCGGCATCTTCGCCTACCGCGACGACCTCAACGCCTGGACCCACGCCCTGATGTCCCTGCGCGACCCCGCCAACTGGGAACGCGCCTCCGCCCGCGCCAGGGCCCGCTCCGACGAACTGACCAAGAACTCCGATCTGGACGAGTGGTGCGCGGCGGTCGAAGCACTCGGCGAGGAGCGGCCCCGGACGTCCTTGCGCGTACGGGGACTCGGCAGCCTCGTCGAGGCCGACGCCATGGGCGGCGGCCCCGAGGACGGCATACGGCGTACGGGGGGCGAGCGCCGCGCGTGA